From a single Couchioplanes caeruleus genomic region:
- the uidA gene encoding beta-glucuronidase, with protein sequence MLRPQDTATRERKRLDGLWRFALDPAGAGRAERWFAGPLADAREMAVPASFNDITADPAVRDYFGDVWYQTEVRVPRGWDGRRIVLHFESATHRATVWVGDAEVVSHEGGYTPFAADVTAHVGAGEVARITVLVNNTLSFQSIPPGVVEQTPAGPRQRYWHDFFNYAGIHRPVWLYQTHPLHLTDVTVVTGLDGADGIVEYATGASADATTRVVLRDADGRTVAEGDGASGTLTVPSAHRWGPGDGYLYDLEVLLADGDGTVVDSYHQSVGIRTVKVSGNRFLINGEPFHFTGFGKHEDLPVIGKGHNDAFMLHDFELLRWIGANSFRTSHYPYSEEVLDAADRHGIVLIDETAAVGLNMGLGGGIFGAQGYTTFSPDTINDASREVHAQAIRELVARDKNHPSVVLWSIANEPESDTEGAEDYFRPLFELTRELDPSRPVGFVNVMLAPYGKCRVSQFADVLMLNRYYGWYVHTGDLPAAEQAWEEELRGWASENKPIIITEYGADTYPGLHALGNQPWTEEYQVEYLDMNHRVFDRVDAVVGEHVWNFADFATTSGVMRVGGNKKGVFTRDRQPKAAAFALRRRWRKDV encoded by the coding sequence GTGCTTCGACCCCAGGACACCGCCACCCGCGAGCGCAAGCGCCTCGACGGCCTCTGGCGCTTCGCCCTCGACCCGGCCGGCGCGGGGCGCGCCGAGCGGTGGTTCGCCGGACCGCTGGCCGACGCCCGCGAGATGGCCGTGCCGGCGAGCTTCAACGACATCACCGCGGATCCCGCGGTGCGCGACTACTTCGGCGACGTCTGGTACCAGACCGAGGTACGGGTACCACGCGGCTGGGACGGCCGGCGGATCGTGCTGCACTTCGAATCCGCCACGCACCGCGCCACGGTGTGGGTCGGCGACGCCGAGGTGGTCTCGCACGAGGGCGGGTACACGCCGTTCGCCGCGGACGTCACCGCACATGTCGGCGCCGGGGAGGTCGCCCGGATCACCGTCCTGGTCAACAACACGCTCAGCTTCCAGTCGATCCCGCCGGGGGTCGTCGAGCAGACCCCGGCCGGCCCGCGGCAGCGCTACTGGCACGACTTCTTCAACTACGCCGGCATCCACCGGCCGGTCTGGCTCTACCAGACCCACCCGCTGCACCTCACCGACGTCACCGTCGTGACCGGGCTGGACGGCGCCGACGGCATCGTCGAGTACGCGACCGGGGCCAGCGCTGACGCCACCACCCGCGTGGTGCTGCGTGACGCGGACGGCCGCACGGTGGCCGAGGGCGACGGGGCGAGCGGCACGCTGACCGTTCCGAGCGCGCACCGGTGGGGGCCCGGCGACGGCTACCTCTACGACCTGGAGGTGCTGCTCGCCGACGGGGACGGGACCGTCGTGGACAGCTACCACCAGAGCGTGGGGATCCGTACGGTCAAGGTCAGCGGCAACCGGTTCCTGATCAACGGCGAGCCGTTCCACTTCACCGGCTTCGGCAAGCACGAGGACCTGCCGGTGATCGGCAAGGGGCACAACGACGCGTTCATGCTGCACGACTTCGAGCTGCTGCGCTGGATCGGCGCGAACTCGTTCCGGACGTCGCACTACCCGTACTCGGAGGAGGTCCTCGACGCCGCCGACCGGCACGGCATCGTGCTCATCGACGAGACGGCGGCCGTCGGCCTCAACATGGGCCTCGGCGGCGGCATCTTCGGCGCCCAGGGCTACACCACGTTCAGCCCGGACACGATCAACGACGCGTCCCGCGAGGTGCACGCCCAGGCGATCCGCGAGCTGGTGGCCCGGGACAAGAACCACCCGAGCGTCGTGCTCTGGTCGATCGCCAACGAGCCGGAGAGCGACACCGAGGGCGCCGAGGACTACTTCCGCCCGCTGTTCGAGCTGACCCGGGAGCTCGACCCCAGCAGGCCGGTCGGCTTCGTCAACGTCATGCTCGCGCCGTACGGCAAGTGCCGGGTGTCGCAGTTCGCCGACGTGCTCATGCTCAACCGCTACTACGGCTGGTACGTCCACACCGGCGACCTCCCCGCCGCCGAGCAGGCCTGGGAGGAGGAGCTGCGCGGCTGGGCGAGCGAGAACAAGCCCATCATCATCACCGAGTACGGCGCCGACACGTACCCCGGCCTGCACGCCCTGGGCAACCAGCCGTGGACCGAGGAGTACCAGGTCGAGTACCTGGACATGAACCACCGGGTCTTCGACCGGGTCGACGCGGTCGTGGGCGAGCACGTGTGGAACTTCGCGGACTTCGCCACCACCTCCGGCGTGATGCGGGTGGGCGGCAACAAGAAGGGCGTGTTCACCCGCGACCGGCAACCCAAGGCGGCGGCCTTCGCCCTGCGGCGCCGCTGGCGCAAGGACGTGTGA
- the uidB gene encoding glucuronide transporter, translating to MSATIAAPATTTRKLGAAQFLGYAAGDAANNLAFSMTSFFLLIYYTDVVGLSAAAAGTLFLVIRVWDGFADVFAGRVVDRTMTRWGKFRPFFIFAGPPVLLLSVATFTVPGLFDSHGASLVAAYLTYGLLGLAYSLVNIPYGSLAAAMTQRPDERAKLASFRMIGTAVTTIMLALVVSPQIQQYRGDPDGFQRSLLITTAIFAVIGLALYLFLFSTAREAVQRDVAQVSARQSFGTLRGNKPLIMLCLSSLAFLTALFSLQTVQVYYARDVLGNANLLTALTVLSVGAIFVVAPLMPRIVRAIGKKRAFLSFGAVGLLAGVGISVSPPSTPWVSMTFFAIMGISTAGINTLMWALEADTVEYGEWRTGVRTEGITYALFSFTRKLGQAVGGAVAAFAIALGGYVGGAATQSQGALDAIRYASGFIPVVFIVIGMVIFFRYPLTERTFATMVAETQARRLAAAARPAP from the coding sequence ATGAGCGCCACGATCGCCGCGCCGGCCACGACCACCCGCAAGCTGGGTGCCGCGCAGTTCCTCGGGTACGCCGCGGGCGACGCGGCGAACAACCTGGCGTTCTCGATGACGTCGTTCTTCCTGCTGATCTACTACACCGACGTGGTGGGGCTCAGCGCCGCCGCGGCGGGCACGCTCTTCCTGGTCATCCGGGTCTGGGACGGCTTCGCCGACGTGTTCGCCGGGCGGGTCGTGGACCGGACGATGACCCGGTGGGGCAAGTTCCGGCCGTTCTTCATCTTCGCCGGCCCGCCGGTGCTGCTGCTGAGCGTCGCCACGTTCACCGTGCCGGGGCTGTTCGACAGCCACGGGGCCAGCCTGGTAGCCGCGTACCTCACGTACGGGCTGCTGGGGCTGGCGTACAGCCTGGTGAACATCCCGTACGGCTCGCTGGCCGCCGCCATGACGCAGCGCCCGGACGAGCGGGCCAAGCTCGCGAGCTTCCGGATGATCGGCACGGCCGTCACCACCATCATGCTGGCCCTGGTCGTCTCGCCGCAGATCCAGCAGTACCGCGGTGACCCGGACGGCTTCCAGCGCTCGCTGCTGATCACCACGGCGATCTTCGCGGTCATCGGCCTCGCGCTGTACCTGTTCCTGTTCAGCACCGCCCGCGAGGCGGTGCAGCGCGACGTCGCGCAGGTCAGCGCCCGGCAGAGCTTCGGCACCCTGCGCGGCAACAAACCGCTGATCATGCTGTGCCTGTCGTCGCTGGCGTTCCTGACCGCGCTGTTCTCGCTGCAGACCGTGCAGGTGTACTACGCCCGCGACGTGCTGGGCAACGCCAACCTGCTCACGGCGCTGACCGTGCTCAGCGTGGGGGCCATCTTCGTCGTGGCGCCGCTGATGCCGCGGATCGTCCGCGCGATCGGCAAGAAGCGGGCCTTCCTGTCCTTCGGCGCGGTCGGCCTGCTGGCGGGCGTGGGCATCTCGGTGTCACCGCCGAGCACGCCCTGGGTGTCGATGACCTTCTTCGCCATCATGGGCATCTCCACGGCCGGCATCAACACGCTCATGTGGGCGCTGGAGGCCGACACCGTCGAGTACGGCGAGTGGCGCACCGGCGTGCGCACCGAGGGCATCACGTACGCCCTGTTCTCCTTCACCCGCAAGCTGGGCCAGGCGGTCGGCGGGGCGGTGGCCGCGTTCGCGATCGCGCTCGGCGGCTACGTCGGCGGTGCCGCGACCCAGAGCCAGGGCGCGCTGGACGCCATCCGGTACGCGTCGGGGTTCATCCCGGTCGTGTTCATCGTGATCGGGATGGTGATCTTCTTCCGGTACCCGCTGACGGAGCGCACGTTCGCCACGATGGTGGCCGAGACGCAGGCCCGCCGCCTGGCCGCCGCCGCCCGGCCCGCGCCCTGA